In Pseudomonadota bacterium, the DNA window TGCATCAGCCAGCATACGGTTAAGAGCCACATTTACAGCATTTTTCGTAAAATTAACGTCCCTAACCGTTTGCAGGCCGCGCTTTGGGCGTCCAAATATCTGATCTGAAGCACATGGTAAGGCGGCAAGATTTGTTCTCCGGCTTGATTTAGGCCAAAAGTATTAATTAAATTCATACTTTTGACTGATTGATTTTCCTTGGTCTTTGTTGTATTCTTTTCATATAGTATATCAAAACAATTAAGCGGTCAGTTCACTCTTTAGGATTAGTTGCCGGATCTTAGAAGAGAGCGGTTCGTTGCGAAAAAACTGGAGAGTCTTATGGAAAGGCGTACTGTTACTAGATATAACCTTCAGGTTCCGGCGCGGGTTGAAACCCTGTCTGATCAAGGCGCGATTCAGCTTTATGAGTGGAAAACGAGGGATGTTTCATCTGGTGGTGCCTTTATCTTGACCGATGGCCGGAGTCTGCCGAGCGGGGCGGATGTCAAAGTTGATCTGCTGCTTAATTCATTTTCTGGAGCCGGTTCATGGGTAAGCGTAAGCGGCCGGGTAGTCCGGATTGAAAATGACGGTTTTGGGGTCTGTTTTGATGGCTATTACCAGTTTGTTAGACACGGCTCCAAACTTGATATATAGGCAGGCTCATGTCTGGGTTGGTTGTACTAATTTGGGCTGGGACGGCAATGGCTGTTTCAGCCTTTTTTCTTGTAATATTTCCTGTGCTTCAAAGGAAATTTTCTTAAGGTCGCAATAAATGTTGTGGCCTCATTTCCTTGAATTGCATTCTGGCAGAAAGTTAATTTTATGAAAATTCTTGTTACAGGGGCCGCTGGTTTTATCGGTTTTCATGTCAGCCGCCGTCTGCTTAGCGCCGGACTGGAAGTTGTAGGTCTGGATAATCTTAATGATTATTATGATGTGCAACTAAAAAAGGATCGTCTGAAAATGCTGGAAGGGGAAAAAAATTTTTCCTTTGCCGCCTGTGATCTGGTCGATAATCTGGAAGTGGCCCAAATCTTTCAGGAGAACCTTTTTCATTCAGTGATTAATCTTGCCGCTCAGGCCGGGGTACGTTACAGTCTTGAAAATCCCAGGGCTTACATTGATAGTAACCTGGTTGGTTTTTTAAATATTCTTGAAGGCTGTCGTCACAATCGCGTTCAACATCTGATTTATGCATCCTCAAGTTCGGTTTATGGTCTCAATACCCATATGCCATTTTCGATTCACGATAATGTTGATCACCCGGTCAGTCTTTATGCCGCGAGTAAAAAAGCGAATGAGTTAATGGCTCATGCTTACAGCCATCTTTACCAGTTGCCGGTTACCGGACTACGTTTTTTTACCGTTTACGGGCCTTGGGGAAGACCTGATATGGCTTTGTTTCTTTTTACGCGGGCGATTCTTGCAGGGGAGCCGATCAAGGTTTTTAATTATGGTGAAATGGCGCGGGATTTTACCTATATAGATGACATCGTTGAGGGTATTTTCCGTTTACTCAGCCATCCGCCCGAAAAGAATCAAGCCTGGGATGGGGCCGCTCCGGATCCCGGCAGTAGTCCGGCTCCTTATCGGCTGTATAATATTGGCAACCACAGTCCGGTGAAGCTGCTTGATTTTATTGCGATGCTTGAAAGATCTCTGGGGCTGAAGGCGAAAATGGAGATGTTGCCGATGCAACCGGGAGATGTCCCGGCAACCTGCGCCGAAGTCGCTGACCTTGAAGCGGCAGTAGGCTTTGCTCCTGATACTCCTCTGGAACAGGGGATGCAGGAATTTGTTGCCTGGTATCGGAATTATTATGGGGTAGAGTGAGGGAAACCGCCAAGATAGTTGCTCGTTGTTTCTTCTTTCAGTCGGGATTTTGAGGCTGAGTTTAGTGCGGCGTTAAGGCGGGATAAAGCAAAAAGAGCCCGTGAAGACTCTTTTGAAGCGGTTGATTCCGGCGTGGCTAATGATCTCTGTCAGCCAAGAGCACTGAAAATTGCTCCGGGTTGACTGCTGTTTGAGGTCGCGGAACCTCCGCCGAGGCCGGCCATGATGCCCGGATACGGCGAGGCTGATCTCAGGGAGGACTGTAGCAGGTTTTTTCTGTCTGAAGCTGCTGTCTGGGTCTCACCATTCAGGGAGCTTGCGGCAGTTGGTTGCTTATCTTCGGTGTTTAACTGTAGTGAGTTCCGGGCAGAGCCGGTGTCAGTGAGCTGCTTCAGGGAGTAAACGCTTGACGAGGTCTGATTTGCTTCTGCTTGATAAGCCGTAGTCGGTTGTGGACTCTTATGATCCTGCGGTG includes these proteins:
- a CDS encoding PilZ domain-containing protein codes for the protein MERRTVTRYNLQVPARVETLSDQGAIQLYEWKTRDVSSGGAFILTDGRSLPSGADVKVDLLLNSFSGAGSWVSVSGRVVRIENDGFGVCFDGYYQFVRHGSKLDI
- a CDS encoding NAD-dependent epimerase, with product MKILVTGAAGFIGFHVSRRLLSAGLEVVGLDNLNDYYDVQLKKDRLKMLEGEKNFSFAACDLVDNLEVAQIFQENLFHSVINLAAQAGVRYSLENPRAYIDSNLVGFLNILEGCRHNRVQHLIYASSSSVYGLNTHMPFSIHDNVDHPVSLYAASKKANELMAHAYSHLYQLPVTGLRFFTVYGPWGRPDMALFLFTRAILAGEPIKVFNYGEMARDFTYIDDIVEGIFRLLSHPPEKNQAWDGAAPDPGSSPAPYRLYNIGNHSPVKLLDFIAMLERSLGLKAKMEMLPMQPGDVPATCAEVADLEAAVGFAPDTPLEQGMQEFVAWYRNYYGVE